In one Oncorhynchus nerka isolate Pitt River linkage group LG7, Oner_Uvic_2.0, whole genome shotgun sequence genomic region, the following are encoded:
- the LOC115121957 gene encoding tumor necrosis factor-like, producing MEGDCSRVMVDLENGPVSPTVTLVRDKSTRRWRLCGALLAMALCVSAALFFTWHSKKQDHIEKADEIQHTLRQLSGNRKAAIHLEGEYNANGDYKSSVEWTDGEGQEFSQGGLKLNNNEIVIPQTGLYFIYSQVSFHVSCKADPKHPNNQDMVHLSNTVTRWSPSYGTEDNKEYQTLLNSVRTVCKKSSNSEAASEGKWYNAVYVGAVFSLEKGDRLGTVTENRLLPHLESGDGKNFFGVFAL from the exons ATGGAAGGTGATTGCAGCAGAGTGATGGTGGACTTGGAGAATGGCCCTGTGTCACCGACCGTGACCCTGGTGCGGGACAAGTCCACACGACGGTGGAGGCTGTGTGGTGCCCTGCTGGCCATGGCGCTGTGTGTCTCAGCTGCACTCTTCTTTACCTGGCACTCCAAG AAACAAGATCACATCGAGAAAGCTGATG aAATTCAGCATACCTTGAGACAACTCTCTGGAAACAGAAAGGCTGCCATTCATTTAGAAG GTGAATACAACGCCAATGGTGATTACAAGTCCTCAGTGGAGTGGACAGATGGCGAGGGCCAGGAATTCTCACAGGGGGGTCTTAAACTCAACAACAACGAAATAGTTATTCCCCAGACGGGCCTCTACTTTATCTACAGCCAGGTCTCTTTCCACGTCAGCTGCAAGGCCGACCCCAAGCACCCTAACAACCAGGACATGGTTCACCTGAGTAACACGGTCACGCGCTGGTCCCCAAGCTATGGCACCGAAGACAACAAGGAGTACCAGACGCTGCTCAACTCCGTACGCACTGTGTGTAAGAAGTCTTCCAACAGCGAGGCTGCGAGTGAAGGAAAATGGTATAATGCCGTGTACGTGGGAGCCGTGTTCAGCCTGGAGAAGGGAGACAGGCTGGGGACAGTCACAGAGAACAGGCTTCTGCCCCATCTGGAGAGTGGTGATGGGAAGAACTTCTTTGGCGTGTTCGCCTTGTAA